The following are encoded in a window of Caldicellulosiruptor danielii genomic DNA:
- a CDS encoding Gfo/Idh/MocA family protein: protein MKICIVGSSGHYVYALRGIKEDSDAKIVGISPGCEGENIERLYSQVNEMGFAPVVYSNPISMFEELKPDIAVINTFFYKNSELAIEAMKRGIHVYMEKPVALSIEELEELKSVWRQTKVKLSSMLGLRYTPHFWTAYKLIKENKIGKIRLIHAQKSYKLGTRPDFYKQRKTYGGTIPWVGIHAIDWIYWLSGKKFKYVYARHSKLYNNNHGELETTAFCGFVMEDEIFATVNIDYLRPATAPTHDDDRIRIVGTKGILEVINGKVFLLNDETKGVEEVSLEKPPTVFFDFLNEIRGNQKCLVSSEDCFYVTLASLLARQSADEGMVIEF from the coding sequence ATGAAAATTTGCATAGTAGGCAGTAGTGGACACTATGTATATGCTTTAAGAGGAATAAAAGAAGACTCTGATGCCAAAATTGTGGGAATTTCTCCTGGATGTGAAGGAGAGAATATTGAAAGGTTATATTCTCAAGTAAATGAGATGGGATTTGCACCTGTTGTTTATAGCAATCCCATAAGTATGTTTGAAGAACTTAAACCTGACATTGCTGTGATCAATACATTTTTTTATAAAAATTCTGAGCTTGCAATTGAGGCTATGAAAAGAGGAATCCACGTATATATGGAAAAACCTGTTGCACTATCAATAGAAGAGCTTGAAGAACTAAAAAGTGTGTGGAGGCAAACAAAAGTAAAACTTTCGTCAATGCTGGGATTGCGTTATACACCCCATTTTTGGACTGCTTATAAACTTATAAAAGAAAACAAGATAGGTAAAATAAGACTGATACATGCTCAAAAATCTTATAAACTTGGAACACGACCTGACTTTTACAAACAGAGAAAAACATATGGTGGAACAATTCCTTGGGTTGGGATTCATGCTATTGATTGGATTTATTGGTTGAGTGGAAAGAAGTTTAAATATGTTTACGCAAGACATTCAAAACTTTATAATAATAACCATGGTGAGCTTGAAACCACTGCTTTTTGTGGTTTTGTAATGGAAGATGAGATTTTTGCAACGGTGAATATTGACTATTTGCGTCCTGCTACAGCTCCTACTCATGATGATGATAGAATTAGAATTGTGGGAACAAAAGGGATTCTTGAAGTCATTAATGGAAAAGTTTTCTTGCTAAATGATGAAACAAAAGGAGTTGAAGAAGTATCTTTGGAAAAACCGCCTACAGTATTTTTTGACTTTTTAAATGAAATAAGAGGCAATCAAAAGTGCTTGGTTAGTAGTGAAGATTGCTTTTACGTAACCTTGGCTTCGCTTTTAGCAAGGCAGTCTGCTGATGAGGGAATGGTGATTGAGTTTTAA
- a CDS encoding class II fructose-bisphosphate aldolase produces the protein MAILSLKDVFDYGFVKTAICSFNFVNIEQLYGIVTAAEELQNPVVLMISQKTALKYGLEEMFSLAKSKVERLATPYVIHLDHAKSIELVEKAIDLGFSSVMFDGSSLPFEENIKKTYEVVKRAHKYGITVEGEINTIYGKEEDGISETNIYTKVEDAKKFAEETEVDFLAVSIGTKHGLYEGTPSLRYDLITEISNLIKPKLVMHGCSGLTADQLKKAIQSGIKKLNFGTEVMLTQINSIKKSLENLSKPDIRPVMDSSIEEIKEYVKNTINSILW, from the coding sequence ATGGCTATTCTCTCATTGAAAGATGTTTTTGATTATGGCTTTGTAAAAACTGCAATTTGCTCTTTTAACTTTGTAAATATAGAACAACTGTATGGAATTGTGACTGCTGCTGAAGAGTTGCAAAACCCTGTTGTTTTGATGATTTCGCAAAAAACTGCTTTAAAATATGGACTTGAGGAAATGTTCAGCTTAGCAAAATCAAAAGTTGAAAGGTTGGCAACTCCATATGTCATTCATTTAGACCATGCAAAGAGTATTGAGCTTGTTGAGAAAGCAATTGATTTAGGTTTTTCCTCAGTGATGTTTGATGGTTCATCTCTGCCTTTTGAGGAAAATATTAAGAAAACTTATGAAGTTGTAAAAAGGGCTCACAAATATGGGATAACAGTTGAAGGTGAGATAAACACAATATATGGAAAAGAAGAAGATGGTATTTCAGAGACTAATATATACACAAAAGTAGAAGATGCAAAGAAATTTGCTGAGGAGACTGAAGTTGATTTTTTAGCGGTCAGCATTGGAACAAAACATGGGCTTTATGAAGGAACTCCATCATTAAGATATGATCTTATCACTGAAATTTCCAACTTAATTAAACCAAAACTTGTTATGCATGGCTGCAGTGGACTTACAGCTGACCAGCTGAAGAAAGCTATTCAAAGTGGGATTAAAAAATTAAATTTTGGTACAGAAGTAATGCTTACTCAGATAAATTCAATCAAAAAGTCATTAGAGAACCTTTCTAAACCAGACATAAGGCCGGTTATGGATAGTTCGATTGAAGAGATAAAAGAGTATGTGAAAAATACAATTAACAGTATTTTATGGTAA
- a CDS encoding galactitol-1-phosphate 5-dehydrogenase translates to MKAGVLYAKGDIRYEEVEDPNITENDVLVKVKASGICGSDIPRVLGDAAHFYPIILGHEFSGEVVEVGKNVENVKVGDRVVGAPLLPCFECSHCQKGWYSQCKNYSFIGSRRQGSFAEYIAIPARNAVKFDESISFEQAVFFEPSTVALHGLRCADFKGGEDVLILGAGTIGIFTLQWARIMGANFICVVDIKAERLELAKEFGADVVINATDQEFIEKVNELTKGKGFGYVFETAGSVDTIRLSFEFVSNKGYVCLIGTPTKEVMFSPQLFEKINRKEFHLTGSWMSYSAPFPGIEWELTAKYFLDKRLKFSDKLIYKTFHLKDIKEAFELFKTPENVKGKVIILN, encoded by the coding sequence ATGAAGGCGGGAGTTTTGTACGCAAAAGGTGATATCAGATATGAAGAAGTTGAAGACCCTAACATAACTGAGAATGATGTTCTTGTTAAAGTTAAGGCAAGTGGTATATGTGGTTCTGATATTCCAAGAGTATTAGGAGATGCAGCGCACTTTTATCCTATCATATTAGGACACGAATTTTCTGGTGAAGTTGTTGAGGTTGGTAAAAACGTTGAGAATGTGAAAGTCGGAGACAGAGTGGTAGGTGCTCCACTTTTGCCATGTTTTGAATGCAGTCATTGTCAAAAAGGATGGTATTCGCAGTGCAAAAATTATAGCTTTATTGGGTCAAGAAGGCAAGGAAGTTTTGCCGAATACATAGCAATTCCTGCAAGAAATGCCGTTAAGTTTGATGAAAGCATCTCTTTTGAACAGGCTGTCTTTTTTGAACCCTCAACTGTAGCTTTGCATGGTCTGAGGTGTGCTGATTTCAAGGGTGGGGAAGATGTCTTGATTTTAGGTGCTGGAACAATAGGGATTTTCACATTGCAATGGGCAAGAATTATGGGTGCAAATTTTATCTGTGTTGTTGATATTAAAGCAGAAAGGCTTGAATTAGCTAAAGAGTTTGGAGCAGATGTTGTTATAAATGCAACTGATCAAGAATTTATAGAAAAAGTAAATGAACTAACAAAAGGAAAAGGTTTTGGATATGTATTTGAAACAGCAGGTTCTGTTGACACAATAAGGCTCTCTTTTGAATTTGTCTCAAATAAAGGCTACGTTTGCCTTATTGGAACACCTACAAAAGAGGTTATGTTTTCTCCTCAGCTATTTGAGAAAATAAACAGAAAAGAGTTTCATCTCACAGGTTCTTGGATGTCATATAGTGCACCTTTCCCTGGAATTGAGTGGGAGTTAACGGCAAAATATTTTTTGGATAAACGCTTAAAATTTAGTGATAAGTTGATATACAAGACCTTTCATCTAAAAGATATTAAGGAAGCCTTTGAATTATTTAAAACTCCAGAGAATGTAAAAGGTAAGGTAATTATTTTAAATTAA
- a CDS encoding glycosyl hydrolase produces MTINFKIKPFWFWNGKIENDEIAEQIKEMHEKGIGGFFIHPRQGLEIPYLSHEWFEKVSVAVECAKKYNMEVWLYDEYPYPSGISAGEVVTLHPEYQAFVLDYKVYEAKDNEEICIEIPMCEVLLARAYRIKNNTIVWSEYIDLIDYIGVIYKEHIYQESGLTFYNRKRYFVGEGAKALKWKAPKGEWKIFLFYQYPLKNFKYFGTFIDPLNKDAVRLFIQTTHEKYKKYLGHEFGKTIKGIFTDETAPVAGKLPWSKLLPELFEQKYRENLIEKLPHIVCSDIFDPSGSKIKYQFWRLIVDTFIESYDKQILEWCHQNNLLYVGEKPILRSSQLAFMDIPGIDAGHQKAGDIPQIVSENYRANPKIASSAAHFYKKERVLCECFHSIGWSMTMQDMKWIFDWLILQGIDMFVPHAFYYSADGLKKHDAPPSAFFQMPWWKHQKVLSEYVEKITRMLKSCKRKVDILVVDPITSQWTCFNDKNLKEKISKDFCRIQQILLEENFDYYIIDQSLLKNLECINQKIYYDNEKFEVLIIPPVTNLEKEAYLKIKDLILKGCKLIFTGCLPFQNIEDFDIAKDISNLLGVNPVDIAKAYTADCKLDNTVFVNNCIFIGNVEDLATKIDKICEKPVSISYESSNGRGVLYSYFENTNQDFLFMINPTKEKKVCKVYLHSRADEIARIYSIPLTSQEIDEEINFENSLDKKQITFSMNFEPFQSYLIKLEKGSVKNNDHKKDIKKRVFQYKIPLETSWKLSIESLNPLRLGRWNLKLIFNNENEQYSTSSKIPVTPKPIIDQIEEAKIAIPLKTKSSFGCPKEITLPSFEAIYTTSFFVDAEAQQFWLVIEDESIKGEWVVLLNNHTILPRDFVPKRFYSHTNLAYDISNLIKLGENQLCVCVKVSRSFDGLLTPIYIFSKAGVFKIDNKWHITKLPTQGYFGKDLENGIPFYAGFVKYEKELQMPSLESDFVEFFIEDIVDQCVTLYVDDKFIDTRCWQPYRWKVDSDLLSSKKVKLALEVSTSLLQLLEGEVIEAKSHKIRAI; encoded by the coding sequence ATGACCATTAATTTTAAAATAAAACCATTCTGGTTTTGGAATGGAAAAATTGAAAACGATGAAATAGCAGAGCAAATAAAAGAAATGCATGAAAAAGGAATTGGTGGGTTCTTCATTCATCCACGTCAAGGGCTTGAAATACCCTACCTTTCTCATGAATGGTTTGAAAAGGTCTCAGTTGCTGTTGAATGTGCAAAAAAATATAACATGGAAGTGTGGCTCTATGATGAATATCCCTATCCAAGTGGAATTTCAGCTGGTGAAGTAGTTACTCTGCATCCTGAGTATCAAGCTTTTGTATTAGATTATAAAGTGTATGAAGCAAAAGATAATGAAGAGATTTGCATTGAAATTCCCATGTGCGAAGTGTTATTAGCAAGAGCCTATAGAATAAAAAACAATACAATAGTATGGAGTGAATATATAGATTTGATTGACTATATCGGTGTAATCTACAAAGAACACATCTACCAAGAAAGTGGACTTACATTTTACAATAGGAAAAGATACTTTGTTGGAGAGGGAGCAAAAGCTCTTAAATGGAAAGCTCCAAAAGGAGAGTGGAAGATATTTTTGTTTTACCAGTATCCATTGAAAAATTTTAAATATTTCGGAACATTTATTGATCCTCTAAACAAAGATGCTGTAAGACTGTTTATTCAAACCACTCATGAAAAGTATAAAAAATACTTAGGTCATGAGTTTGGAAAAACAATTAAGGGAATTTTTACAGATGAAACAGCTCCAGTTGCTGGCAAACTTCCTTGGTCAAAACTGCTTCCTGAGCTTTTTGAGCAAAAATATAGGGAAAATCTTATTGAAAAACTACCTCATATTGTTTGTTCAGACATATTTGATCCATCCGGCTCAAAAATTAAGTATCAGTTTTGGAGACTTATTGTTGATACATTTATTGAAAGCTATGATAAACAAATTCTCGAATGGTGCCATCAGAACAATCTTTTGTATGTGGGCGAAAAGCCAATTTTGAGAAGCTCACAATTAGCCTTTATGGATATCCCCGGAATAGATGCAGGACACCAAAAGGCTGGTGACATTCCCCAGATTGTTTCTGAAAACTACAGAGCAAATCCAAAGATAGCATCATCTGCCGCTCACTTTTATAAAAAGGAAAGGGTTTTGTGTGAATGCTTTCACAGTATCGGCTGGAGCATGACAATGCAAGATATGAAATGGATATTTGACTGGCTAATATTGCAGGGAATAGACATGTTTGTTCCCCATGCTTTTTATTATAGTGCAGATGGACTTAAAAAACACGATGCCCCACCTTCGGCCTTTTTCCAGATGCCTTGGTGGAAACATCAAAAAGTACTCTCTGAGTACGTAGAAAAGATCACAAGAATGCTTAAAAGTTGTAAAAGAAAAGTTGATATACTTGTTGTAGATCCAATTACCAGCCAGTGGACCTGTTTTAATGATAAGAATTTAAAAGAAAAGATTTCGAAGGATTTCTGCAGAATTCAGCAAATTCTTTTAGAAGAAAATTTTGACTACTATATAATCGACCAATCATTACTTAAAAATCTGGAATGCATAAATCAAAAAATCTATTATGACAATGAAAAATTTGAAGTGTTGATTATTCCACCCGTAACCAATTTAGAAAAAGAGGCTTATTTGAAGATAAAAGATTTGATACTTAAAGGATGTAAGCTAATATTTACTGGCTGTTTGCCATTTCAAAACATTGAAGATTTTGATATTGCTAAAGATATTAGCAATCTTCTTGGAGTAAATCCTGTGGACATTGCAAAGGCATATACAGCAGATTGTAAATTGGACAATACAGTTTTTGTTAACAATTGTATCTTCATTGGTAACGTAGAAGACTTAGCAACAAAAATTGATAAGATTTGTGAAAAACCCGTGAGTATCTCATATGAATCTTCCAACGGCCGTGGCGTTCTTTATTCTTACTTTGAGAATACAAATCAAGACTTTTTATTTATGATAAACCCAACCAAGGAAAAGAAGGTCTGCAAGGTATACTTGCATTCCAGGGCTGATGAAATAGCCAGAATTTATTCGATTCCGTTGACATCGCAAGAGATTGATGAGGAAATAAATTTTGAAAATTCCTTAGATAAAAAGCAAATAACTTTTTCCATGAATTTTGAGCCTTTTCAATCGTATTTAATCAAATTAGAAAAAGGTTCGGTTAAGAACAATGACCATAAAAAGGATATTAAAAAAAGAGTTTTTCAATACAAAATCCCTCTTGAAACTTCCTGGAAACTTTCAATTGAGAGTTTAAATCCTTTAAGGCTTGGTAGATGGAATTTAAAACTGATTTTTAACAACGAAAATGAACAGTACTCAACATCTTCAAAAATTCCAGTTACACCAAAACCAATAATTGATCAGATAGAAGAGGCAAAGATTGCAATACCACTGAAAACAAAAAGTTCTTTTGGATGTCCAAAAGAAATAACGTTGCCAAGCTTTGAAGCAATATACACTACTTCATTTTTTGTAGATGCTGAAGCCCAGCAATTCTGGCTTGTCATTGAAGATGAAAGTATAAAAGGCGAATGGGTTGTGCTTTTGAACAATCATACTATTTTGCCAAGAGATTTTGTACCAAAAAGATTTTATTCACATACCAATTTAGCATATGATATTAGCAACCTAATCAAACTGGGTGAAAATCAGCTTTGTGTATGTGTAAAGGTTAGCAGGTCCTTTGATGGTCTTCTTACACCTATTTATATTTTCAGCAAGGCAGGTGTATTCAAAATTGATAACAAGTGGCATATAACTAAGCTTCCAACTCAAGGCTACTTTGGTAAAGACCTTGAAAACGGCATTCCTTTTTATGCTGGTTTTGTAAAGTACGAAAAGGAACTTCAAATGCCATCTTTGGAAAGTGATTTTGTAGAATTTTTTATAGAAGATATCGTAGATCAGTGTGTAACCCTTTATGTAGATGATAAATTTATAGACACAAGATGCTGGCAACCTTACAGATGGAAGGTAGATTCTGATTTACTTTCTTCAAAAAAGGTAAAGCTTGCACTTGAAGTATCAACTTCGTTGTTGCAACTGCTTGAAGGTGAAGTTATTGAAGCAAAATCACACAAAATCAGAGCAATATAA
- a CDS encoding glycosyl hydrolase family 95 catalytic domain-containing protein, producing MNKNLKIIFNQPANSWDEALPIGNGKLGAMVYGTIRREILQLNEDSIWSGGPMERINPDAKKYLPRIRELILKGEVKEAEKLALYALTATPPSQGHYEPLGYLYLDFNVKDDKVEKYKRELDLERAVAKVSFEIDGVKYEREYFASYPDNVIVARLKCSKEKGISFSAVLRREKEKYVDRCGHIGDDTIFIEVFNGGSQGLSFCGMVKAFSRDGKVYSIGETLFVEDATEAVLLISSATTYRHSDYFEHTIDTLMKAAQKGYDKLYKDHLADYTLLFNRVDFHLESDDKNKHELPTPERLKRLQEGEIDLGLIPLYFQFGRYLLISSSRPGSLPANLQGIWNKDMLPPWDSKYTININTEMNYWPAEICNLSECHLPLFDLIEKMRQRGSKTAKEMYGCRGFCAHHNTDIWGDTEPQDVYLPATHWPMGAAWLCLHIWEHYEYTGDTEFLKSHYETMKEAALFLLDYMVEDKNGYLVTCPSLSPENTYILPNGDRCSLTYGPTMDIQIITALFNKVIKASEILNLDFDFAKKLKEALAKLPPVKIGKYGQIQEWIEDYEEAEPGHRHISHLFGLYPESQITKEKTPELFEAAKKTLARRLSFGSGHTGWSRAWIICFFARLKDGEMAYKNILELLRKSTLPNLLDNHPPFQIDGNFGATAGIAEMLLQSHNGIIEILPALPPEWKNGYIKGLKARGGHTIDIEWENGELKKLAITPGFTKKVVIKYKDKVAQLDFEESKSAFVFDSSLEIIN from the coding sequence ATGAACAAAAATCTAAAGATTATTTTTAATCAACCAGCAAATAGCTGGGATGAAGCTTTGCCTATAGGAAATGGAAAATTAGGAGCTATGGTCTACGGTACGATAAGAAGGGAAATTCTTCAACTTAATGAAGACAGCATTTGGTCAGGGGGACCAATGGAAAGAATCAATCCTGATGCTAAAAAGTATTTGCCGCGGATAAGAGAGCTTATATTAAAGGGTGAGGTAAAAGAAGCTGAAAAGTTAGCTTTATATGCTTTGACAGCAACACCACCAAGCCAGGGACATTATGAACCGTTAGGGTATTTATATCTTGATTTCAACGTTAAAGATGATAAGGTCGAAAAATACAAACGAGAACTTGACCTTGAAAGAGCGGTTGCAAAAGTTAGCTTTGAAATTGATGGTGTAAAATATGAAAGGGAGTATTTTGCCTCATATCCGGACAATGTAATTGTGGCAAGACTTAAATGTAGCAAAGAAAAAGGTATTTCTTTTTCTGCAGTTTTGAGAAGGGAAAAAGAGAAATATGTTGATAGATGCGGACATATAGGAGATGACACGATATTCATTGAGGTATTTAATGGTGGGTCGCAGGGGCTTTCGTTTTGTGGAATGGTAAAGGCTTTCTCAAGAGATGGAAAAGTTTATTCAATTGGCGAAACGTTATTTGTGGAAGATGCAACTGAAGCAGTATTACTGATTTCTTCTGCAACAACATATAGGCATTCTGACTACTTTGAACATACTATTGATACTCTCATGAAAGCTGCTCAAAAAGGATATGATAAACTTTATAAAGATCATCTTGCAGATTACACATTGCTATTTAACAGAGTAGATTTTCATCTTGAGTCTGATGACAAAAACAAGCATGAGTTGCCAACGCCTGAGAGGCTTAAACGCTTACAAGAAGGAGAGATTGATTTAGGATTAATACCTCTATATTTTCAGTTTGGCAGATATTTGCTTATTTCAAGTAGTCGCCCGGGCAGTCTTCCTGCAAATTTGCAAGGTATATGGAACAAGGATATGTTGCCACCGTGGGATAGCAAGTACACTATAAATATTAACACTGAAATGAATTACTGGCCGGCAGAAATTTGCAATCTTTCAGAGTGCCACTTGCCACTGTTTGACCTCATTGAAAAGATGAGGCAAAGAGGCAGTAAAACTGCAAAAGAAATGTATGGATGTCGTGGTTTTTGTGCACACCACAATACAGATATTTGGGGTGATACTGAGCCACAGGACGTTTATTTACCTGCAACTCACTGGCCTATGGGTGCAGCTTGGCTGTGCCTTCATATCTGGGAACATTATGAGTACACAGGTGACACAGAGTTTTTAAAATCTCATTATGAAACAATGAAAGAAGCGGCTTTGTTTCTTCTTGATTACATGGTTGAGGACAAAAATGGCTATCTTGTTACATGTCCTTCGCTCTCACCAGAAAATACATATATTCTTCCAAATGGTGATAGGTGCTCTTTAACTTATGGACCAACAATGGACATTCAAATTATTACAGCTTTATTTAATAAGGTTATTAAAGCAAGCGAGATTTTGAATCTTGATTTTGACTTTGCAAAGAAATTAAAAGAAGCATTAGCAAAGCTTCCACCTGTTAAAATTGGAAAATATGGACAAATTCAAGAATGGATTGAAGATTATGAAGAAGCAGAGCCCGGACACAGACACATATCTCACCTGTTTGGGCTTTACCCTGAAAGTCAAATAACAAAAGAAAAAACACCTGAACTTTTTGAAGCGGCTAAAAAAACACTTGCAAGAAGACTCTCTTTTGGTTCAGGACATACAGGCTGGAGCAGAGCATGGATAATATGTTTTTTTGCAAGACTTAAAGACGGTGAAATGGCGTATAAAAATATTTTGGAACTCCTGAGAAAGTCTACTTTACCTAACTTGCTTGACAATCATCCACCTTTCCAAATTGACGGAAACTTTGGTGCAACTGCAGGCATTGCCGAAATGCTTCTGCAATCGCACAATGGTATCATAGAGATTCTCCCTGCACTGCCACCAGAATGGAAAAATGGTTATATAAAAGGACTAAAAGCACGAGGAGGTCATACAATAGATATCGAATGGGAAAACGGTGAACTTAAAAAGCTTGCAATAACTCCGGGCTTTACTAAAAAAGTTGTGATAAAATACAAAGACAAAGTGGCACAGCTGGATTTTGAAGAAAGTAAGAGTGCTTTTGTGTTTGATAGTAGCTTAGAAATTATCAATTAG
- a CDS encoding LacI family DNA-binding transcriptional regulator, translated as MVEIPATIKDIAKYTGLSIATISKYLNGGNVLEKNRILIEEAIKALDFEVNEIARGLRTNKTMTIGVLIPVFEVFFNTIVSSLENVLLETGYSVIVCDYRDNEKLEKERLDFLYKKRVDALVIVPTYLKGNDIRKIIKRDIPIVAVDRPIEDFECDTILVNNFEVSYKAVERLIILGHRKIGIICGPQNIYTAQERLNGYLKAHNDYGITVYKDYIKFGEYHNMESGYKSMIELLNNPEPPSAVFVTNYEMTLGAIIAINEKDIKVPDELSIIGFDNLEMAKIVKPSLSLVVQPMEEIGETVANLLLRRLKGEKNDFPLRKKLDAQVLIRSSIKNIG; from the coding sequence GTGGTTGAAATTCCAGCTACTATAAAAGATATTGCAAAGTATACAGGTCTTTCAATAGCCACAATTTCAAAGTATCTCAATGGTGGTAATGTACTGGAAAAGAATAGAATTCTTATTGAAGAAGCTATTAAAGCTCTTGATTTTGAAGTCAATGAAATAGCTCGTGGTTTGAGGACAAATAAAACTATGACAATTGGAGTTTTGATTCCTGTTTTTGAAGTGTTTTTTAATACAATTGTGTCTTCATTAGAAAATGTCTTACTTGAAACAGGGTATAGTGTTATAGTATGCGACTATAGAGATAATGAAAAATTGGAAAAGGAGAGGCTGGATTTTCTTTACAAAAAAAGAGTTGATGCATTAGTAATTGTTCCAACATATTTGAAAGGGAATGATATTAGGAAGATTATAAAAAGAGACATTCCAATTGTAGCAGTTGACAGACCTATTGAGGACTTTGAATGTGATACAATACTTGTTAACAATTTTGAAGTTTCGTATAAGGCGGTAGAAAGGTTAATTATATTGGGACACAGAAAAATTGGTATAATATGTGGTCCACAAAATATCTATACTGCTCAAGAAAGGTTAAATGGATATTTGAAAGCACACAATGACTATGGTATTACTGTTTACAAAGATTATATCAAGTTTGGGGAATACCATAATATGGAATCCGGTTATAAAAGTATGATTGAGCTCTTGAATAATCCTGAACCTCCCAGTGCCGTTTTTGTGACAAATTATGAAATGACGCTTGGTGCAATAATTGCTATAAATGAGAAAGACATAAAAGTTCCTGACGAGTTGTCAATCATAGGATTTGATAATTTAGAGATGGCAAAAATTGTGAAACCCTCTTTATCTCTTGTAGTTCAGCCTATGGAAGAGATAGGAGAGACTGTTGCAAATCTTCTGTTAAGAAGATTAAAAGGGGAAAAGAATGATTTTCCTTTGCGAAAAAAGTTGGATGCACAAGTTTTGATAAGAAGTTCAATCAAAAACATAGGCTAA
- a CDS encoding SGNH/GDSL hydrolase family protein: MMRIVEKIRQKNENYHTDPIPTITFLGDSVTHGCFEVIEGTKRTLEVVCDFEAVYHNQFKKILSMVFPFAPINIVNAGISGDTAQGGLQRLERDVLRFNPDLVVVCYGLNDSNKGKEYLNEYLEGLAGIFLELKKHDIEVIFLTPNMKNTYISPLIKSLPLIEMAKLNMESQINGTLDLYIDSAKELCQKEKVVVCDCYEKWKKLYHSGVDTTNLLSNFINHPNRPMHKLFAWSLFETIMF; the protein is encoded by the coding sequence ATGATGCGCATTGTAGAAAAAATTAGACAAAAAAATGAAAATTATCACACTGATCCAATACCTACAATTACCTTCCTGGGTGACAGTGTAACCCACGGTTGCTTTGAGGTTATTGAAGGAACAAAAAGAACATTAGAAGTTGTCTGTGACTTTGAAGCAGTGTACCATAATCAATTTAAGAAAATATTATCAATGGTGTTTCCATTTGCTCCGATTAATATTGTCAATGCAGGTATAAGCGGCGATACAGCACAGGGTGGCTTACAAAGACTTGAAAGGGATGTTTTAAGATTTAATCCAGACCTGGTGGTAGTGTGCTATGGATTAAACGATAGTAACAAAGGAAAAGAGTATTTGAATGAATATTTGGAAGGCTTGGCAGGGATATTTTTAGAACTTAAAAAACACGATATTGAAGTAATTTTTTTAACTCCCAACATGAAAAATACCTATATTTCACCACTTATAAAGAGCTTGCCGTTAATTGAGATGGCAAAATTAAATATGGAAAGTCAAATCAATGGAACATTAGACCTTTACATAGACTCAGCTAAGGAGCTTTGCCAAAAGGAAAAGGTTGTAGTTTGTGATTGTTATGAAAAGTGGAAAAAGCTTTATCACAGTGGCGTTGACACAACAAATCTTCTTTCAAATTTTATAAATCATCCCAATCGCCCGATGCATAAGCTCTTTGCATGGTCATTGTTTGAAACAATTATGTTTTAA